From Terriglobales bacterium, a single genomic window includes:
- a CDS encoding acetyl-CoA C-acetyltransferase, producing MLQPSDIAIVNGARTPMGRYCGKLRDFTAMELAAIASKEAMHRSGVEAAEIDHAVFGNAQQTSGDAIYGARHVALRAGLPVEVPALTVNRLCGSGMQSIVSAAQMIQLGESKIALAGGMESMSQAPHVIRGARWGFGLGEGKMEDSLMVALLDSYCGLYMAQTAEKYAGQQGITRQAQDEFALRSQQRAAEAQKACRLGEEITPVPLKDRRGNPTGEMFEKDDHLRPESTLEGLAKLKPSFGKEGTVTAGNASGIVDGGAAVVLMPVAEAQKRGLRPLGQLVSWGIAGVDPSIMGSGPVPATRTALKKAGLSLDDIDLIEVNEAFAAQYLAVEKELGLDREKTNVNGGAIALGHPLGATGTRLVITLLYELRRRKKKYGLATACIGGGQGIAVILESLAT from the coding sequence ATGCTTCAGCCATCCGACATTGCAATCGTGAACGGCGCGCGCACGCCGATGGGCCGTTATTGCGGCAAGCTGCGCGACTTTACTGCCATGGAACTCGCTGCGATCGCCAGCAAGGAGGCGATGCATCGCTCCGGCGTAGAAGCGGCGGAAATCGACCATGCCGTCTTCGGCAACGCGCAGCAGACGTCCGGTGACGCCATCTACGGAGCGCGCCATGTGGCGCTGCGCGCAGGGCTACCGGTCGAAGTGCCTGCGCTCACGGTGAACCGTCTCTGCGGGTCGGGCATGCAATCAATCGTCAGCGCAGCACAGATGATCCAGCTTGGCGAATCGAAGATTGCATTGGCCGGCGGAATGGAATCGATGTCGCAGGCTCCCCACGTGATTCGCGGAGCCCGCTGGGGATTCGGCCTGGGCGAAGGCAAGATGGAAGATTCCCTGATGGTCGCTCTCCTCGACAGCTACTGCGGGCTCTACATGGCGCAAACAGCGGAGAAATACGCTGGGCAGCAAGGCATCACCCGCCAAGCGCAGGACGAATTCGCACTGCGCTCGCAACAGCGAGCGGCGGAAGCGCAGAAAGCATGTCGGCTGGGCGAAGAGATCACGCCGGTACCGCTCAAAGATCGTCGCGGCAATCCCACAGGCGAGATGTTCGAGAAAGATGACCATCTGCGCCCCGAGAGCACCCTCGAAGGACTTGCCAAATTGAAACCCTCGTTTGGCAAAGAAGGTACTGTGACCGCGGGAAACGCCAGCGGCATCGTCGATGGCGGAGCTGCTGTGGTTCTTATGCCCGTGGCTGAAGCGCAAAAGCGCGGACTGAGGCCGCTTGGGCAGCTGGTCAGCTGGGGGATTGCGGGAGTCGATCCTTCCATTATGGGAAGCGGGCCCGTGCCGGCGACGCGGACTGCGCTCAAGAAAGCAGGGCTCTCTCTCGATGACATCGATCTGATCGAGGTGAACGAGGCCTTTGCCGCGCAGTATCTCGCAGTCGAAAAGGAATTGGGCCTCGATCGTGAGAAGACCAACGTGAATGGCGGCGCGATTGCGCTCGGCCATCCGTTGGGTGCGACTGGGACCAGGCTCGTGATTACGTTGTTGTATGAGCTCCGCCGTCGCAAGAAAAAGTATGGACTGGCTACTGCGTGCATCGGCGGCGGGCAAGGGATCGCTGTGATTCTGGAGTCATTGGCGACGTAA
- a CDS encoding GxxExxY protein → MQEASARAFSARDLSYEIIKAALKVHSNLGLGLLESTYEACLLYELEKVRFRVAAQVPLPVIYDSVKLDVGYRIDLLVEDLVILELKAIECVQPIHKAQLLSYLRLSKKSLGLLINFNVPHLREGIHRVLNGDEWRKPL, encoded by the coding sequence ATGCAAGAGGCTTCAGCGAGAGCGTTTTCAGCTCGCGATCTTAGTTACGAGATCATAAAAGCAGCTCTTAAAGTGCATTCCAATTTGGGACTTGGTCTGTTGGAGAGTACTTACGAAGCGTGCTTGCTGTACGAGTTGGAAAAAGTACGATTTCGAGTAGCTGCTCAAGTTCCGCTTCCTGTAATTTACGATTCCGTTAAGCTGGACGTCGGCTATCGAATCGACCTGCTCGTGGAGGACTTGGTTATCCTTGAACTGAAGGCGATTGAATGCGTCCAACCAATACACAAAGCCCAACTGCTTTCCTACCTTCGACTAAGCAAAAAAAGCCTCGGATTGCTCATCAACTTCAATGTCCCGCATTTAAGAGAAGGTATTCATCGAGTCCTGAATGGCGATGAGTGGAGGAAACCTTTGTGA